Proteins encoded by one window of Lycium barbarum isolate Lr01 chromosome 11, ASM1917538v2, whole genome shotgun sequence:
- the LOC132620282 gene encoding uncharacterized protein LOC132620282: protein MAEEPMEHHEETIIMTSDESIDLNEEVADEAIEVMSVESEQIAQGNNSRCGNEINNKSRVRQYVRSKMARLRWTPDLHLSFVRAIERLGGQERATPKLVLQMMNVRGLSIAHVKSHLQMYRSKKLGEFGQVLGHGHRAMQGRSYLYGNLNQRLFNPLHDFKMKNGAIVLARNFNDDDNVNNHFQNSFASRHDTKEIFSRYLGWSSNQGTNLYRKKILENHEIGPVRQRHLLEEKRWPPCEFNQNKLNSQSLFHQTQHTGPTSFGASNFVQVPKWSCRYKSLEPRFKTPLRFEMKQDEMFIREKNWFPDLQLGLSRSEDNNTKEQIIHHNDNKMEYSDINTMLSLSLPSYSSSAT, encoded by the exons ATGGCTGAAGAACCAATGGAACATCATGAAGAAACAATAATCATGACAAGTGATGAGTCCATTGATCTGAATGAAGAAGTTGCTGATGAAGCCATTGAGGTTATGAGTGTGGAAAGTGAGCAAATAGCACAAGGAAATAATAGTCgctgtggaaatgaaataaacaaCAAGAGCAGAGTGAGGCAATATGTAAGATCAAAAATGGCAAGGCTTCGATGGACTCCTGATCTTCATCTCTCTTTTGTTCGTGCCATTGAAAGACTTGGTGGTCAAGAAA GAGCTACTCCAAAATTGGTTCTTCAGATGATGAATGTGAGAGGACTCAGCATTGCCCATGTAAAAAGTCACCTCCAG ATGTATCGAAGCAAGAAACTTGGAGAATTTGGACAAG TACTAGGCCATGGTCATAGAGCAATGCAAGGAAGAAGTTATCTCTATGGAAATTTAAACCAAAGATTATTTAACCCTCTTCATGACTTCAAAATGAAGAATGGTGCAATTGTGTTGGCAAGGAATTTTAACGACGATGACAACGTTAACaatcatttccaaaattcatttGCTAGTCGACATGACACAAAGGAAATATTCTCCAG ATACTTGGGATGGTCTTCCAATCAAGGTACCAATTTGTACAGAAAGAAAATCTTGGAAAACCATGAAATTGGTCCTGTTAGGCAAAGACATCTTCTTGAAGAAAAAAGGTGGCCTCCATGTGAATTCAATCAAAATAAGTTGAATTCTCAATCTTTATTTCATCAAACTCAGCATACCGGACCAACATCATTTGGGGCAAGCAATTTTGTACAAGTGCCAAAATGGAGTTGCAGATATAAGAGCCTTGAGCCAAGATTTAAGACTCCTCTTAGATTTGAG ATGAAACAAGACGAGATGTTCATTAGAGAAAAAAATTGGTTCCCTGATTTGCAATTGGGATTGAGCAGAAGTGAAGACAATAATACTAAGGAGCAAATTATACACCATAATGACAACaagatggagtactcagatataAACACAATGCTCTCTCTTTCTTTGCCTTCTTATTCATCAAGTGCAACCTAA